The following proteins come from a genomic window of Mustela lutreola isolate mMusLut2 chromosome 6, mMusLut2.pri, whole genome shotgun sequence:
- the TTLL2 gene encoding LOW QUALITY PROTEIN: probable tubulin polyglutamylase TTLL2 (The sequence of the model RefSeq protein was modified relative to this genomic sequence to represent the inferred CDS: inserted 3 bases in 2 codons; deleted 1 base in 1 codon) yields MAEDRAPGPAGKPLVFRVDDSTPEVVQSVLLERGWDKFEQGGQDVEDWNLYWRASSVRMAKHTNIKPWQRLNHPPGTTRLTRKDHLARHLRHMKTTYGAALDEFVPLTFVMPNDYSKFVSEYFREKPGAGGARSCWICKPAEXACGRGILLFRDIKDLVFDDAYVVQKYICNPLLVGRYKCNLRIYACVTGFQPLTIYIYQEGSARFATEKVDLGNLRNSHAHLTNSSISKCGASYVKVKEVVGHGCKWTLSRFFSSLRSWDVDDLLLRQKINVVILTVLAIAPSLPVAANCFKLFGFDILVDDNLKLWLLEVNFSPALSIDCSADASVKRKLIHDTIELTYLCSLRNERAEPRDGAKGRRSVSLAKLHAGGLSKPGSVRSSESLLQRTSRTLKDESAVKKALKIGPENKHASQPREMASGQKGLLLSTKEPNPLTKPELTRRHSTSHKTLLLFMSLNQSCVGKTGVSPCVPSXQQQVPGLQAGNFVLIFPFYEATFRASRNGLNVRSIIQELRKLMKSSIPTWWTWKQKEGDGL; encoded by the exons ATGGCAGAGGACAGAGCTCCAGGGCCCGCCGGGAAGCCGCTGGTGTTTCGCGTTGACGACAGCACCCCAGAAGTGGTGCAGAGCGTCCTGCTGGAGCGGGGGTGGGACAAGTTCGAGCAGGGAGGGCAGGACGTGGAAGACTGGAACCTGTACTGGAGGGCCTCCTCCGTCCGCATGGCCAAGCACACCAACATCAAACCCTGGCAACGTCTCAACCACCCCCCGGGCACCACCCGGCTCACCAGGAAGGACCACCTGGCCAGACACCTGAGGCACATGAAGACGACGTACGGCGCGGCCCTGGACGAGTTCGTCCCCCTGACGTTCGTGATGCCCAACGACTACAGCAAGTTTGTGTCCGAGTACTTCAGGGAGAAGCCCGGGGCGGGCGGCGCGCGGAGCTGCTGGATCTGCAAGCCGGCGGA CGCCTGCGGGAGGGGCATCCTCCTCTTCAGGGACATCAAAGACTTAGTCTTCGACGACGCCTACGTCGTGCAGAAATACATCTGCAACCCTCTGCTCGTGGGCAGGTACAAATGCAACCTCCGCATCTACGCGTGCGTCACCGGCTTTCAGCCTCTGACCATTTACATCTACCAGGAGGGGTCAGCGCGGTTCGCCACGGAGAAGGTCGACCTCGGGAACCTGCGGAACAGCCACGCGCATCTGACCAACAGCAGCATCAGTAAGTGCGGGGCCTCGTACGTGAAGGTCAAGGAAGTGGTCGGCCACGGCTGCAAGTGGACCCTCAGCAGGTTCTTCTCCTCCCTCCGCAGCTGGGACGTGGACGACCTGCTCCTGCGGCAGAAGATCAACGTGGTGATTCTCACGGTGCTCGCCATCGCGCCCTCGCTGCCCGTCGCGGCCAACTGCTTCAAGCTCTTTGGCTTTGATATTTTGGTCGACGACAACTTGAAACTGTGGCTTCTGGAGGTCAACTTCAGCCCCGCCTTGTCCATAGACTGCTCGGCAGACGCATCCGTGAAGAGGAAACTTATCCATGACACCATCGAGCTGACTTACTTATGCAGTCTTAGAAACGAGAGGGCAGAACCGCGTGACGGTGCCAAGGGGAGACGCAGCGTCTCCCTCGCCAAGCTGCACGCGGGCGGACTCAGCAAGCCTGGCAGCGTGCGCTCCTCTGAGTCCCTCTTACAGCGGACGAGTAGAACTTTGAAGGATGAATCTGCCGTGAAGAAAGCCCTAAAAATAGGCCCTGAAAATAAACATGCGTCCCAGCCGAGGGAAATGGCGAGCGGGCAGAAGGGCCTGCTTCTGTCCACAAAAGAA CCCAACCCTCTGACCAAGCCAGAGCTAACGCGGAGACACTCGACCTCTCATAAGACGCTTCTCCTGTTCATGTCGCTCAATCAGTCGTGCGTGGGCAAGACCGGCGTCTCCCCATGCGTCCCCT CACAGCAGCAGGTGCCGGGTCTCCAAGCAGGGAATTTCGtgctcatttttcctttctatgaAGCGACTTTCAGAGCATCTAGGAACGGATTAAATGTCAGAAGCATAATCCAAGAGCTCCGGAAACTCATGAAAAGCAGCATCCCCACGTGGTGGACATGGAAGCAAAAAGAAGGTGACGGGCTTTGA